In the Candidatus Zixiibacteriota bacterium genome, one interval contains:
- the rpsO gene encoding 30S ribosomal protein S15, which yields MPTESEQKQAIIGAYRLHDKDTGSPEVQIALLSSRIASVTSHLDVEVRDHASRRGLLKMVGKRRRLLNYLRRTDVDAYRQLLDNLNLRK from the coding sequence GTGCCGACTGAATCGGAGCAGAAGCAGGCGATCATCGGGGCGTACCGTCTGCACGACAAAGACACCGGTTCGCCGGAAGTGCAGATCGCTTTGTTGTCCTCGCGCATCGCGTCGGTGACGTCGCATCTGGATGTGGAAGTGCGCGACCACGCCTCGCGCCGGGGGCTTCTGAAGATGGTGGGCAAACGCCGCCGGCTGCTGAATTATCTGCGCCGTACCGATGTTGATGCCTACCGTCAGTTGCTGGATAACTTGAACCTGCGCAAGTAG
- the ribF gene encoding riboflavin biosynthesis protein RibF, with protein MKPQNITPPIPAPDSVLSASTPESASLRISTRSVVCIGTFDGVHFGHQAVLRDARGAADRLGLPLWAVTFHPHPKSVVKPKIAPPLLTLPEERVALLGAYGADGVLTMTFDDALASTPAAHFADSVLAAALRAQAIVVGADFGFGFRREGTSRFLSDWGAQRGIDVHVVDLVAVAGQPRPVTSTSIRELFAHGRFSEAVELLGHPYPVTGRKIAGAGRGKEMGYPTWNLELDNAKLPPPVGIYAAWTAHAVPRPAMAYFGSNPTFGGTVKRLEINVLEGSPDERRPREPIESVWLESYIRPEETFDTADALIQRMTEDEHEARRRLNCPAGHTVEGRRHPSSAD; from the coding sequence GTGAAGCCGCAGAACATCACACCACCGATTCCGGCCCCCGATTCGGTTCTGAGCGCTTCGACGCCCGAGTCGGCCTCCCTGCGGATTTCCACGCGCTCGGTGGTCTGCATCGGCACGTTCGACGGGGTCCATTTTGGGCATCAGGCGGTCCTGCGCGATGCGCGCGGCGCCGCCGATCGCCTCGGATTGCCGCTGTGGGCCGTGACCTTTCATCCGCATCCGAAATCCGTGGTCAAGCCGAAGATTGCGCCGCCGTTGCTCACATTACCCGAGGAACGAGTCGCGCTGCTGGGGGCCTACGGCGCCGATGGCGTGCTGACGATGACGTTCGATGATGCGTTGGCCTCGACACCTGCCGCACACTTCGCCGACAGCGTGTTGGCCGCGGCTCTGAGGGCGCAGGCCATTGTCGTCGGCGCCGATTTCGGCTTTGGATTCCGACGCGAAGGGACGTCCCGGTTCCTGTCCGATTGGGGAGCCCAGCGGGGAATCGACGTCCACGTCGTCGACTTGGTCGCCGTAGCCGGCCAACCGCGGCCCGTCACCTCAACATCGATCAGGGAGCTTTTCGCGCACGGACGCTTCAGCGAGGCCGTCGAGCTTCTGGGGCACCCGTATCCGGTCACCGGGCGTAAGATCGCCGGGGCGGGGCGGGGAAAAGAGATGGGATATCCCACTTGGAATCTGGAGCTGGACAATGCTAAATTACCCCCGCCGGTCGGGATTTACGCCGCTTGGACAGCGCATGCGGTGCCGCGACCGGCAATGGCGTATTTCGGGTCGAACCCGACCTTCGGCGGCACGGTCAAGCGGCTGGAGATAAATGTATTAGAGGGTTCGCCGGACGAACGCCGCCCGCGAGAACCGATTGAGAGTGTCTGGCTGGAGTCGTACATTAGGCCGGAGGAAACATTCGATACGGCCGATGCCTTGATACAAAGGATGACCGAAGACGAACACGAAGCGCGGCGTCGGCTGAATTGTCCCGCCGGGCACACAGTGGAAGGAAGGAGACATCCAAGCAGTGCCGACTGA
- the truB gene encoding tRNA pseudouridine(55) synthase TruB, with product MTLSNATAALSGILPIDKPSGMTSHDVVDVVRDIYGVRRVGHSGTLDPFATGLLLVMIGDATKIAWVLSGQDKTYEAVIRFGASSDTGDPDGEITASGAPIPENRVIIESMLPTYRGLIEQAVPEYAATRVAGRRRYELARAGEVLPESRRSVTIHRLELESYEPPDARLVVGCSSGTYIRALADQIGRDAGCGAYVTRLRRTRIGPTSVEEALDLDGLRRRAADGAEGMALQSIDRHLGLPRIQVTGDARDEIVHGRLLYGRHVTAVDGAFRNGDLIAITLPDHGPAAIAEAAFDSGVRVEPDLPICTYRRVLLTAH from the coding sequence ATGACATTGTCGAATGCCACGGCAGCGCTCTCCGGCATACTCCCCATCGACAAGCCGTCGGGGATGACATCGCACGATGTCGTCGATGTGGTACGGGACATATATGGCGTGCGGCGTGTCGGGCACTCCGGCACGCTCGATCCGTTCGCCACGGGGCTGCTGCTGGTGATGATCGGCGATGCCACGAAAATCGCCTGGGTATTATCGGGTCAAGACAAGACCTACGAGGCCGTGATTCGCTTCGGAGCGTCATCGGACACCGGCGACCCCGACGGGGAGATTACGGCATCCGGCGCACCGATTCCGGAGAATCGCGTCATCATCGAATCGATGCTGCCGACCTACCGGGGATTGATCGAGCAGGCGGTTCCCGAGTATGCCGCAACGCGCGTGGCCGGACGCCGCCGCTATGAGTTGGCGCGGGCCGGGGAAGTGCTGCCGGAGTCCAGGCGAAGCGTGACGATTCATCGTTTGGAATTGGAATCGTATGAGCCGCCCGATGCGCGGCTCGTTGTGGGATGCTCCTCGGGAACGTATATCCGCGCACTCGCGGACCAAATCGGACGTGACGCGGGGTGTGGTGCCTACGTGACCCGGTTGCGTCGAACCCGGATCGGGCCGACGAGCGTAGAGGAGGCGCTCGACCTTGACGGATTGCGCCGACGCGCAGCGGACGGCGCTGAGGGCATGGCGCTTCAATCCATCGATCGCCACCTCGGACTCCCGCGCATTCAAGTGACGGGTGATGCCCGCGACGAAATCGTGCACGGACGCCTCCTCTATGGGCGACACGTCACGGCAGTCGACGGGGCATTTCGAAACGGGGATCTGATCGCGATCACGTTGCCCGATCACGGACCAGCGGCCATCGCCGAAGCGGCGTTTGACTCCGGCGTTCGCGTCGAACCGGATCTGCCGATCTGCACTTATCGTCGTGTGCTGTTGACCGCTCATTGA
- a CDS encoding bifunctional oligoribonuclease/PAP phosphatase NrnA, whose protein sequence is MTRAAAQKIQTALKSARRILISSHRDPDGDSLGCQLAFYEYWTRQRRRRADIVNQGPVPRKYRFLSHSGVVREPGALKRRPRWDAAIIFECSSLDRIGTVSELLPDGLPVINIDHHQHNSRYGAVNVLDPTAAACGEMVFDMLRHWKATITPSMAQSLATALVTDTGRFGHPCTNLRTMVIAAELVKRGADLPRVTAAVYQSYSPAEFRLVHHILGRADLRADSRICFLALRTADRRRYQVPMHELEGLVDHTLSVAGVQVGALLRELGPKRTKASLRSCGTVDVAALARRFGGGGHRNAAGCIIELPLAKAADTLERAIGPLRDNHRPKSKS, encoded by the coding sequence ATGACCAGGGCAGCGGCCCAAAAGATTCAGACGGCGCTTAAGTCCGCGCGCCGGATTCTGATTTCATCGCATCGCGATCCCGATGGGGACTCGTTGGGGTGCCAATTGGCGTTCTATGAGTATTGGACCCGGCAGCGCCGCCGCCGCGCGGACATCGTCAACCAGGGTCCGGTGCCGCGCAAGTATCGGTTTCTGAGTCACTCCGGGGTCGTTCGCGAGCCGGGGGCGCTTAAGCGGCGGCCGCGATGGGATGCGGCGATCATTTTCGAGTGCTCGTCGTTGGATCGCATCGGCACGGTGAGCGAGCTGTTGCCCGATGGATTGCCGGTCATCAACATCGATCACCATCAGCACAACTCACGGTATGGCGCGGTCAACGTTCTCGACCCAACCGCCGCCGCCTGCGGCGAGATGGTCTTCGACATGCTGCGGCACTGGAAGGCGACGATCACACCGTCGATGGCGCAATCGCTGGCGACGGCGCTGGTCACCGACACCGGACGCTTCGGGCATCCGTGCACCAATCTGCGGACAATGGTCATCGCCGCTGAGCTGGTCAAACGCGGCGCGGATCTGCCCCGAGTCACGGCGGCGGTCTATCAATCGTACTCTCCCGCGGAGTTTCGTCTGGTGCATCACATCCTGGGGAGGGCCGATCTGCGCGCCGACAGCCGGATTTGCTTTCTGGCCCTGCGCACCGCGGATCGCCGGCGTTACCAGGTGCCGATGCACGAATTGGAAGGGCTGGTCGATCACACGTTGTCGGTGGCGGGGGTGCAGGTCGGTGCGCTGCTGAGAGAATTGGGTCCGAAGCGGACCAAGGCGTCGCTGCGCTCGTGCGGAACTGTGGATGTCGCCGCATTGGCGCGACGCTTCGGCGGCGGCGGCCATCGCAATGCCGCCGGATGCATCATTGAGCTGCCGCTGGCCAAAGCCGCCGACACACTGGAGCGCGCCATCGGGCCGTTGCGCGACAATCACCGGCCAAAGTCGAAGAGTTAA
- the rbfA gene encoding 30S ribosome-binding factor RbfA: MSSTERRQRVADLIRRVVAEMLLTDIKRYDFRAVTILRCEVSGDLHEADIRYSVLGDEDDRAQCAHHLDRILRFVQRRLGQELSMYRPPTIRFVYDNAVQEGLRLDELFTQIERERKNDDQGSGPKDSDGA, from the coding sequence ATGAGCTCGACCGAACGACGTCAGCGCGTTGCCGACCTGATCCGCCGCGTCGTGGCGGAGATGCTGTTGACCGACATCAAGCGGTATGATTTCCGGGCGGTCACGATCCTGCGGTGCGAGGTCTCCGGCGACCTGCACGAGGCCGACATACGGTATTCGGTGCTGGGCGATGAGGACGACAGGGCGCAATGCGCGCATCATCTGGATCGGATTCTCCGCTTCGTGCAGCGCCGCCTCGGACAGGAATTGAGCATGTATCGTCCGCCGACCATTCGCTTTGTCTACGACAATGCGGTGCAGGAAGGGCTGCGTCTCGACGAACTCTTTACGCAGATCGAACGTGAACGAAAAAACGATGACCAGGGCAGCGGCCCAAAAGATTCAGACGGCGCTTAA
- a CDS encoding DUF503 domain-containing protein → MIGSVRLVLHLPGCRSLKEKRNILRRYLEAMRRSYGVSIAEIEGQDEHQRAVLEAACAANARSHLHSVLTRVARDADRPGEMTLTDYEIEV, encoded by the coding sequence ATGATCGGCAGCGTCCGTCTCGTCCTGCATCTGCCGGGGTGCCGCAGTCTCAAGGAGAAACGGAACATTCTGCGGCGGTATCTCGAAGCGATGCGCCGCAGCTATGGAGTCAGCATTGCCGAGATCGAGGGACAAGATGAGCATCAGCGCGCGGTGCTGGAGGCGGCATGCGCCGCGAACGCCCGCTCGCACCTGCACAGTGTCCTGACCCGCGTAGCGCGCGATGCCGACCGGCCGGGGGAGATGACGCTCACGGATTATGAGATTGAGGTATAA
- the infB gene encoding translation initiation factor IF-2: MSNKRLYEVARDHNLSSDALMAMVQRLGFDVRSHMSVASDDILEAIEQEFRQQKAELREEIEKRERKTRERKARARRAVEEEVQRRREAQDAADKIRREEEEARKAKEAAEAAAKAKAAHVPPPVTEQRTFTPTSTPEQRPARSRTPVGGITGRPGGAASPVGVRRQPLMQAAVGSAPAGRRRRSGRRRRQRVDQRDVAASFRKTIAELGTRTKSKRRQRHEAGDDAGVPEPTRTIEVNEFMSVAELAHKMGVSPTEVVAKCLELGMLATVNQRLDLDTIETIALEFDYSIRQVEEIGEEVLADDEEEIGEEAPRAPVVTIMGHVDHGKTSLLDYIRVANVVAGEKGGITQHIGAYMVDSSAGQLTFLDTPGHAAFTAMRARGAQATDIVILVVAADDAVMPQTIEAIDHAQAAEVPIVVAVNKMDLPDADIDRVKSQLSEHGLVPEDWGGKTIIVPVSAKTGMGVDKLLEMVHLQAEVLELTANPLRRARGVIIEAQLDRGRGAVATVLVQTGTLHIGDDFVTGPYCGRVRSMFNERGYAVTDAPPSAPVLVVGSDGVPQAGDTFVVCVDEQKARHISQMRGRLKRERTQQMIQKTTLTNLYERIQSGTIQELKIVIKGDVDGSVEVLADTLTKIKSDEVQVNVIHRGVGAINESDVLLAAASEAVIIGFHVRPDARARELAVQEGVDVRLYDIIYEVERDIRSALEGMLKPIEVEERTGEAKVKQVFKISKVGTIAGSDVLEGAVKPRDRVRVVRDGTTIYTGLIDSVRRFADSVKEVSAGLECGIKIVDYNDIKVGDVFELYRIVSKERKLE; this comes from the coding sequence ATGTCCAATAAACGCCTCTACGAAGTTGCCCGGGATCACAACCTGTCCAGCGATGCGCTGATGGCGATGGTGCAGCGTCTGGGGTTCGACGTTCGCAGTCACATGAGCGTCGCCTCCGATGACATCCTTGAAGCGATCGAGCAGGAATTTCGCCAGCAGAAAGCGGAGCTGCGCGAGGAAATCGAAAAGCGCGAACGCAAGACGCGCGAGCGCAAGGCGCGGGCGCGCCGGGCGGTCGAGGAAGAAGTGCAGCGCCGTCGGGAAGCGCAGGACGCCGCCGACAAAATCCGGCGCGAAGAAGAGGAAGCCCGCAAAGCAAAGGAGGCGGCGGAAGCCGCCGCCAAAGCCAAGGCCGCCCACGTCCCGCCGCCGGTCACCGAGCAACGCACCTTTACACCGACATCGACCCCGGAGCAGCGCCCCGCGCGGTCCCGCACGCCCGTGGGAGGGATCACCGGACGTCCCGGCGGCGCGGCGTCGCCGGTGGGTGTCAGACGCCAACCCTTGATGCAGGCCGCGGTGGGCTCGGCCCCGGCCGGACGCCGTCGCCGTTCCGGACGCCGCCGCCGGCAGCGCGTCGATCAGCGGGATGTCGCGGCGAGTTTCCGCAAGACGATTGCGGAACTGGGAACACGGACGAAATCGAAACGGCGTCAGCGCCATGAAGCCGGCGACGACGCGGGTGTCCCCGAACCGACACGGACGATCGAGGTCAATGAGTTTATGTCCGTCGCCGAGCTCGCGCACAAGATGGGTGTCAGCCCGACGGAAGTTGTCGCCAAGTGCCTCGAGCTGGGAATGCTCGCGACGGTCAACCAGCGGCTCGATCTGGACACGATCGAGACGATCGCGCTGGAATTCGATTACAGCATCCGGCAGGTCGAGGAAATCGGCGAGGAAGTGTTGGCCGACGACGAAGAGGAAATCGGCGAGGAAGCCCCGCGCGCCCCGGTGGTGACCATCATGGGGCATGTGGATCACGGCAAAACCTCGCTGTTGGACTATATCCGCGTGGCCAATGTCGTCGCGGGTGAAAAGGGCGGCATCACGCAGCATATCGGCGCATACATGGTCGACAGTTCCGCCGGCCAACTGACATTCCTCGACACACCGGGCCATGCCGCCTTCACTGCGATGCGCGCGCGCGGCGCGCAGGCCACCGACATCGTGATCCTTGTGGTTGCGGCGGATGATGCGGTCATGCCGCAAACGATCGAAGCCATCGACCACGCGCAGGCCGCCGAAGTGCCGATTGTCGTGGCCGTCAACAAAATGGACCTCCCCGATGCCGACATCGACCGTGTCAAGTCGCAGTTGTCGGAGCACGGCCTGGTGCCGGAGGACTGGGGCGGCAAGACCATCATCGTACCGGTCTCCGCAAAGACCGGCATGGGCGTCGATAAGCTGTTGGAAATGGTCCACCTGCAGGCCGAAGTGCTCGAGTTGACCGCGAACCCCCTGCGGCGCGCCCGCGGGGTCATCATCGAGGCGCAACTCGACCGCGGACGCGGCGCCGTCGCCACCGTGCTGGTGCAGACCGGCACACTGCACATCGGCGATGACTTCGTGACCGGACCGTACTGCGGGCGCGTGCGCAGCATGTTCAACGAGCGCGGCTACGCGGTCACCGATGCGCCGCCGTCGGCGCCGGTGCTGGTGGTCGGCTCCGATGGTGTGCCGCAGGCGGGGGATACCTTCGTCGTCTGCGTCGATGAACAGAAGGCGCGCCACATCTCGCAGATGCGCGGGCGTCTCAAGCGCGAACGCACGCAACAAATGATCCAGAAGACGACGCTCACCAACCTGTACGAACGCATTCAGTCCGGCACCATTCAGGAGTTGAAGATCGTCATCAAAGGCGACGTCGACGGGTCGGTCGAGGTGCTGGCCGACACGCTGACGAAGATCAAGTCCGATGAAGTGCAGGTGAACGTGATCCATCGCGGCGTCGGCGCGATCAACGAGTCCGACGTGCTGTTGGCGGCGGCCTCCGAGGCGGTCATCATCGGCTTCCATGTGCGCCCCGATGCGCGCGCGCGCGAATTGGCGGTGCAGGAGGGGGTCGACGTTCGCCTCTACGACATCATCTATGAAGTCGAGCGCGATATCCGTTCGGCGCTCGAGGGAATGCTCAAGCCGATCGAGGTCGAGGAGCGCACCGGCGAAGCGAAGGTCAAACAGGTATTCAAGATCTCCAAAGTGGGAACGATCGCCGGTTCCGATGTGCTGGAAGGCGCGGTCAAGCCGCGCGACCGCGTGCGCGTCGTGCGCGACGGCACCACGATTTACACCGGACTGATCGATTCGGTGCGCCGCTTTGCCGATTCGGTCAAGGAAGTCTCCGCCGGACTGGAGTGCGGCATCAAAATCGTCGATTACAATGACATCAAGGTGGGGGATGTCTTCGAACTGTACCGGATCGTCTCGAAAGAACGCAAGCTGGAGTAG
- the nusA gene encoding transcription termination factor NusA, with the protein MVLEFDIWEVVHQIMKSKNLELDYVLETVREGLMTAAKKRFGDADNVRVHIDKANEDIYMTATKTVVDFVREPRTEISLIDAQEVDEETEIGDEMEIELSFEDFGRNAIAATKQILVQRIRERERAQIYEEYKDRVGEVVTGVVQHIDKGTIIVNIAGAEAVIPHKEQIPRERFRQGDRVRAFIADVQPNMKGPQIILSRAHTGLLLRLFALEVPEIFERIVEIRALAREPGERSKVAVASIDDRVDPVGACVGVKGVRVQSIVRELANERIDIVQWDSDPEVFVARALAPARVVQVRTDEERKEMLVIVDDEKLSLAIGRSGQNARLAAKLTGWKITIRSESQYLSERSHTLDTKTPLDQLPGIGDVTKNRLEAAGIASIEILAGKSIEDLTAIEGMGPKTAEKLLESAQDFVAQQVDFSVKPEDEKVGARVGDELFHENQDGAEPTEESD; encoded by the coding sequence ATGGTGCTTGAGTTCGACATTTGGGAAGTGGTCCACCAGATCATGAAGTCGAAGAATCTGGAGTTGGACTACGTGCTGGAGACGGTCCGCGAGGGGCTGATGACGGCGGCGAAGAAACGATTCGGCGACGCCGACAACGTGCGCGTACACATCGACAAGGCCAACGAGGATATCTACATGACCGCCACCAAGACGGTGGTGGACTTCGTCCGCGAACCGCGCACCGAAATCTCGCTGATCGATGCGCAGGAGGTCGACGAGGAGACCGAAATCGGCGACGAGATGGAAATCGAGTTGTCGTTTGAGGATTTCGGCCGCAACGCCATCGCCGCGACCAAACAGATTCTCGTGCAGCGCATCCGCGAACGCGAGCGCGCGCAGATTTATGAGGAGTACAAGGACCGGGTCGGCGAAGTCGTGACCGGGGTCGTGCAACACATCGACAAAGGCACAATCATCGTCAATATCGCCGGCGCCGAAGCGGTCATCCCGCACAAAGAGCAGATTCCGCGCGAACGGTTCCGTCAGGGAGACCGTGTGCGCGCCTTTATCGCCGATGTGCAGCCGAACATGAAGGGGCCGCAGATCATCCTGTCGCGGGCCCACACGGGCTTGCTGCTGCGGCTCTTCGCGCTGGAAGTGCCGGAAATCTTCGAGCGCATCGTCGAAATCCGGGCGCTCGCGCGCGAACCCGGCGAACGCTCCAAGGTCGCGGTGGCGTCCATCGACGACCGCGTCGACCCCGTCGGCGCCTGTGTCGGCGTCAAGGGCGTGCGCGTGCAATCGATCGTGCGCGAGCTGGCCAACGAACGCATCGACATCGTGCAATGGGACTCCGATCCGGAGGTGTTCGTGGCGCGGGCGCTGGCCCCGGCGCGCGTAGTGCAGGTGCGCACCGATGAGGAACGCAAGGAAATGCTCGTCATCGTCGACGATGAAAAGCTCTCGCTGGCCATCGGCCGCAGCGGACAAAACGCCCGCCTGGCGGCCAAACTGACCGGCTGGAAAATCACCATCCGCTCCGAGTCGCAATATCTCTCCGAGCGTTCGCATACGCTCGACACCAAAACGCCGCTGGATCAGCTTCCCGGAATCGGCGATGTCACCAAAAACAGGTTGGAAGCGGCAGGGATCGCATCCATCGAGATTCTCGCCGGCAAGAGCATCGAGGATTTGACGGCCATCGAGGGCATGGGGCCGAAGACGGCCGAAAAACTGCTGGAGTCGGCGCAGGACTTTGTCGCGCAGCAGGTCGACTTTAGCGTGAAGCCCGAAGACGAGAAAGTGGGCGCGCGCGTCGGCGACGAGCTGTTCCACGAAAACCAGGACGGCGCCGAGCCAACCGAAGAGAGTGACTGA
- the rimP gene encoding ribosome maturation factor RimP yields the protein MATGADQRAAARLKELVEGIVERHGLELVEVTYNRSGRRQLLRVYVDKVGGVTISECEAVSRRLSADLDASEMIESRYTLEVSSPGFDRPLTAPADFRRKVGRKIELRHHDDTGRERRIKGIIGRVGESSVTVGDANVNWDAVIEGKLII from the coding sequence GTGGCAACAGGGGCCGATCAACGGGCCGCGGCGCGCCTCAAAGAGCTGGTCGAGGGGATCGTCGAGCGCCATGGATTGGAGCTGGTCGAGGTGACGTACAACCGTTCGGGCCGCCGCCAGTTGTTGCGCGTGTATGTCGACAAGGTCGGCGGCGTGACGATCAGCGAGTGCGAGGCGGTCTCACGGCGGCTGTCGGCCGATCTGGACGCGTCGGAGATGATCGAAAGCCGGTATACGCTGGAAGTCTCCTCTCCCGGATTCGACCGGCCGCTGACGGCGCCCGCGGATTTTCGTCGCAAGGTCGGACGCAAGATCGAATTGCGGCACCATGACGACACCGGCCGGGAGCGGCGGATCAAAGGGATCATCGGCCGCGTCGGCGAGTCATCGGTGACGGTCGGCGATGCGAATGTGAATTGGGATGCGGTGATAGAGGGCAAACTGATCATCTAA